In the Populus nigra chromosome 2, ddPopNigr1.1, whole genome shotgun sequence genome, ttttctgtCATTAACAACATGGTACCGCTAAAGGCAGATTAGTGGGTATTGAGTGGGTTAATTGCTGCTTCTTGCTCTTTCATTTAGGTTTAGattgatttagattttagaaagaaagaatCACGAAAGAGAAACATTTCTATGAATTTTATGATTATGGAGAGGATATTTGATTTATGTGTATTTGATAACTTAGtatagatattttaataaaagtatGTTTGGGCTGAAAGGGTTATAAAATGACGAATTTTGTATGCTTTTCAATGATCATGgcaaatatatatgtattaagattattttaaataaatcaattttatgtttttttattttgatactaaattttttttccttttgttattgtGGCtgctgttatatatatatatatatatatatatatatatatatataataatcaaatgtattaattaaaatatagttatttagaaaataatccctgaaaaattaaaatatgatgaaGTGTACGTGTATGTGCATTTGTCGTGGGAGAGAATGGCACCTAGCTAGGTTACGCAGTTGACGAGATGATAAAGAGTAAGAGTCCTCTCTGTAGAGAGCCTCTCACCATGGCAGCTTGATGTATGTGTTTCGCATAAAAGAACATAGAAAGTTAGGGGCCGTTTGCCCAAAAAGAAAGCTGGGAATCCAGTGAAGAAGCATGTGATGCTCTTATGTATGTAACTCGAAATGAAATGACATATATGGGGCAACATCAGGTTGGGCATAAAGTTTgacaatttgtgttttttttaagaaaaaaattgataaatttaatgagGACTTGTTTCTGACATGAGAGATttctgttctttgtttttttgttttttttttctcaatgttcACGGGTGTTTTTAGCTCAATTTATGCGAGAGTAAATCTCTTTTATATATGTGATGCATTTAAGATGataaaatttttctatttatccTAAATTCtgatttcaaaaaattagaaaaataataaattttcttaatCACTATACTCATCATTTAGATGATAAGATGCCATGACGGCTTTCACTTTAAGCTGAAGATTTGATAGATATCTTGTTTTTCATTCCATATTAAAaggttaattaaatttttggattttagattagaaaataaatgattttatctcataattttaagaatataaacaTGGTTAATTTCAAGTTATAGATATTTTGTTCTAAGATTGTGATCTcaaaatttttcttaaataatatttttgtattatcaaTATACATatagctgctgctgcttcttcttcttcgtggTGTGCGAATATGCTACAGTACTTCGGAGCTCATTTCTGAAGCTAGTGGCCGGCATGACCTCCAAGTCAAGGCCGCCCATTTTGATCACATACACAAAATTAATTGGAGAATGTCCGGTGAAGACTCATCTCTGaccatttttttatctttattttgagAATGACTCATGTCTGACTTTGACATTGACTTATGTATTTGTTACTTTGGAGAGTCATTGTGCcccatataattaattatatgttaattaataatataaatattagaaaaatccaaTGTATGAATTATGGTTTGTTACCATACGGATGGTGGAATTGAACAGTCAGTCGCTAGTTTGGTGATCCAATCATCATTTCGACAACTTGAAGGAGACGTTTGCTAGCTTTTGCTTTTTTCAGGATggctttctttcattatttgtGGGTTTAGTTGgcataacaaaaatgatttattaataagtttaaattttttaaagttaatgagAAATTTACCAAGAGAGATCATGAATACTAAATCAGCGTTAATCTGAGACGGGGTAAGGTATTTTAAAatgttctttaatattttaatataataaatagtaaGTTTAAATGCattccattaaataaaaaaattttatggtcTATAATTAGACCCACACTATCTTgtgctattaattaattttaattagaagaaaaaataaggatggtgagattcgaactcgtgaccatttAGTTATCAAAACTGTGATATTATATCAAAGAACTATCTTAATTTACAAGTTTAAACTGTTTTATAAAACTCCAAaacatgatttatattattctctattatttttaatctctactttttataatatttattaaatccaaaCTAGCCTTTTGATTCAATCTAGGACCCGATTAATTTGTCCATAGCTCGGGTTGAGTGTCcaataaaaatcaactttaaaattaattcaatttaataatctAATCATCCTATGATCCAATTAAAATCCAGTttggtgtgtgtatatatatataaaactagattttaacttaaaaagttaaattgatttcattttatttaactGAAATATACCCGCTCAACCAATAATACACAGCCCTGAACAGGCCGATTTTCATTACTATGCTTCCTACTCTCGAAATATATTGATATGATTGGACAGATTAAACTTGATGAAAATaatgtattgtattttttttcaaaaaaaaaaaaaagcgaagTAGTTTGGGTGGGATCAATTCGAACAGATATATTGATATGATTGGACAGATTAAATTGCATCTAATCAATTATAGCCTTGAGCCAGTTGATTCCTTACAATATATACAAACAAATGGCTTGTTGTCTGAGTGTACCCAACTTTCCTTTTCCAATTCTCCACGAATGCATATATTCCTAGTACAATAAGGGGCACTGGCAAGTTAGTTTAGTTGATAAAATCATTTGatataatgataaattaataatagtgGATcgattttttatggaaattcCATAAGCTGGATACAACTATTCTCATGAGCTTCTAAATTAATGAGCAAAAAGGAGAAATTTCTTGTGCAATTACCAGTCTTAAACTcatgtattaatatttaaaaattctgacaaaaataaaacatgaaagatACAAGCTGTGCATACGCAGAAAGCAATTTGTTCGTTAGTATTACATCAAATGTATCTGCAATCAAGGCACTGTGTATGGTCCCAAAGAATAGTTGAAAGCTAATGTATGTATATATTGTGTTAATGTTGTGTGTGAAAGGACTATAATGCTCCTACCAGTACATATAATGATGATGATCATGACAATAAAAATCATGCAAAACTTAGCATCAGTGCCATAATCAGAGTGACCCACCACTGAGATAATCTGATTCTGATTAAATCAGCAGCCTTGTTTGTTGAAATATCGGACTCTAACAAGGACCCAAGTGTGAAATTAGGGTTGGATCCATAAAGAGCTTGCACTCCTTGTATATCATCAACGCTCAAATCCAACTTCTTTTTTCTAGGTTTCAAACTAGGGTACATGACAGCCTTTTCATCAGAAGAGTGGCCCAATCCTAACAGATGACCAATCTCATGGACAGCCACTGATTCCAAATGAACAGCGACCTTTGACTTctccaaatcaaaatcaatggcCCATGTTTCCCTTGCATCAAGATGAAATCTCCCGCTTTCAGGTGAGAATGAATGAGCCAAAACTCCTAAAACCCCATCGAATGGTTCTCCATCGCCATGATCTCCACTATAAAACCCTATTTTAATATCGGCGAAAGCATAATCATCAGTCTCCACAAAACTCACTGGTATAACTGAACCCCATTTTGCAAAAGCACCTTTAAACACTTCTTCGATATCTGACAAACTCAAAGAGACGTTGATCAAATTCTCTTTAGAAAACGAGTACGTCAAAGTCATTGGTATGGAACGCGTCCACCGAGGTTTTCcaggaaaataaaagtaatgtCTAGATGCGTGCAGTTTGTGAAACATTGTATCATCAGGCACGCCACACCTTGGTGCCATGATTTGATTTAGCGTATCGAGATCGAGCTTACCAGTAGTCTGAAGGCCGAGTTTAGCTTGATATCGAACAATCGCTGTTTCGAACCGGTCATCGAATATATCTGTTATGCTCTTCAAATCTTGTGATGGGAGATAGCCAAAATGATGGAAGTATCTTTTGAGCTCCGACATTCCATTGACATGACTGCCTTTGCCCGCATTGACGAAGCTCCCAAAATTCTGCCATGTGTAGTTGGAATCTTTGACCGTTACAACTTCTGCTGCCGGCGTGGTGGTTAATGTAGGTGTTGGCCTAGCGGCAGAGCATGGTGTCTTGTAGTGGAGAAAGAGGATAGAGAAAATGTAATATAGAAGCATGGTAAGGTGATCAATTGATGTTGTGGATTTCGGATATTGCAGGTAAGGAGGGAAGCTTTAATGGAAAGGAAGGGGGCGAgattggtaaattaattatggCATGGGCGTTGGGTTTTGTTGATGATTAAGAGGTTGAAATATACTATAGGAACATAATTAGAGTAAGACTTGTGATAGAGAATTGAAATAATGTGAAGTCGGAAAGGAACCAGCTTTCATATTAATTTCAATGACTTGATGTTAATTAGCAAACAACATTCAGTGTCGTTTCATGTTACGTACTAATTAAGACATCTGAccatatatttatgattttacttGTATCCTTTTCTAAAGTTCACGTTGGGATAGAGATTAAAGAGGGGATAAATATCAGCGCCAAGTTCTTCATTGGGAATCAGAATTACAAGAACATGCATGATCAACTGTTATCTACTTTGTTGGTGTACAAGTAGGACCAGATTTGTTCACCTAGCAATATCGATATCATCACGCTATCGCTTCTAAAGGCTAATTAATTCACTTGGAAGATTTCTTGAGCTTTAGTTTTGTATGTTCATGATCAAATGACCACCCTAGAACATTCACGTATTGCAGTCTACTTAATACTGCTTGGTACTTTGAGTTCATCATTTTTGCATGACCTTTGTGGAGATTTTTGAAACGCGgttgaaatcatgttttttttttaattaatttttttatatatttttatattgttttgacatgttgatttcaaaaataatttttaaaaaataaaaaatatattattttgatatatttctaagcaaaaaaatatattctcaaacacctttttaaaaagaaaagtttggttcaatgataaaaatcaatcaagacCCCTCTATTATGCAAATTTAGTCCAATCAAATCTTATGCTTTATATTATTGgatcaaataaaattcttaatttaattcaaattaaagataatttaagGTGAAATTAGAActcaaattaatcatttttaattaaaagtagaGGGATTGATTTAATCcgattaaagtaaaaaatccGAATGATCAAATGCAAGAGATGAAGGTAACATGTGTTGTGGTTTTTTTTCAGCCATGTGACTCAATGGTACTTGTACATGTTACTACAAATTAAGGACTTGAAATTAAGACAAGTTTAAGAAAGTAAGTAAACTACTTGTGATAGACAAatgcctaaaaaaaaaacaaaaaacatgtggCAGAATCACGTATTATTTCTTGAATATCAAAAGAAAGTAGGGAATTGGCGTGTGTGTTTCTATTAGGACATTTGGATGCTAGCTAGAAGATAAAAGTCCATGTTTCAGGTCTAACTAACTCTCTTCGAGTTGGGTTGATGCCTCAAGGCTAACAATTTGAAGCAACTAGTCGTCAGTGGTCGTTAGAGTGCATGATTGTTGCTGTTGTTAGGGGCCTCTGTCAGCCTCTCTCTGTCAGGCGTGTGGATGACTCAACATCCAAACTCTGAGGAAGTCACCAACAGCGCTAGCTAGCTACTGCATGTTTCTTTGAAGCATTAATTGGACGTGCATAAGACTCAATCTTCAATCCCTTTTAGCCCGCACCCGTCCCAGATTGGGTACGGTTTCTCGGAGACAAATTCGATGGGATCCGAATCGAATTTCTCAACTTATCCTTGGCTTAGTAGTCcttttcgttctttttttttttttggtcaagaATGCTATCTagcaatatttttcaaatgaaaatatgaaatcattttattttatttcggGGAACCAGTATTCAAAACTATTAATTTGTGTAGCCAATTAGTGAACTTTTATGAAAAAGTAAAATGGATGCTAACTAAATTGGTGAGAGAGAAATAAGAAAGAGAAACCGGAGagaaaaatgacattttttccGTCCAAAAAGCAataagaatttgaagaaattttagAATACAAACTATAAATATTTACCTGTATAAGGAGGAGAAAGAAACATGAGAAAGaatgaaaaagatatttttaagtttacgtaaaacatatatttaaagaTTGTTAAGTATTATAATAacgattgctttttaaagtgtttttttcataaaaatatattaaaataattatttttttattttttaaaatttatttttaatatctatacatcaaaataatttaaaaatattataaaatataatgtgaaggaaaaaaaattcaaattcttacataaaaaaattaattaatttcttatttttccttaaaaaccAAACAAGCCCATCAAGCCTAATCTAGAACCAACTTCCGCAACTTTAAGAAATAGTTCAGGAGAATCTACTGGGCTTGGCCCTTTTTCTTTGCAAGTGTTCGTTTTTAAGATAGCTTTGAAGTTTAAAGCTTATCATCATCCATTATTACTAAGTCCTGCAGTAAGATTCCAGACAGGAATGTAGAGCAAACAAATTACGTGCTTAAAACCAGAACCAAATAGCAAATAGTAAGTTCGTTTacattttatattactttttctGAGCAATAAACACAAAGATGCTTGAGCAGAACACATGCTACAGGAGGGAGTGGCAGGAAAAAACAGAACAGTAGATTCAATTTATTAACCAAAAGAAGATAGCAAGTGAATTGACCACGTTGTTGGCCTCACGTAGATGTTGACGAAGGAATCTTCAGTAAACACAGCCACTAGAGATTCAGTGGAATTGCAGGTAGACTATAACAGGTGATTGATAAGTAGGACCGTGTGATAAAGAGTATCAGCTGCTAATACTCTCTCACATAGTTGTTGGTATGAACTGGCACTAATATCCAcaccttaaaatcaaaatccagAGTAATAATCTGATTCTAAAACTTGCTTTTTCGGAAATAAATATCGACACTGCTTTCTCTTGCGAAACAGTAAAGGGGCACCAAACCGAGGGAGGGACCTCCTCATTGCCTTACGGATGCCCTTCGTGGAATGCATGAATGCAGCATAGAAACGGAACTGCATCATTGCAAACACGGAGACGGGAAAAAACGCGGCAATTGAAATCAAACCTGCTGTCAATTGTTTCCCTGATTGAACGATGAGCAAAATGGTGGCAGCGAAAGCAAGCATGGTCGCCATCACGGAGAAGAAGAGTAAAGTGAATCCAAAAGTCAGTTTTCGAGGGATCGAGTAACGAAAATCTTCGTAATCAAAAGAAGAAGTGAGGATAGAGAGGAACATCACAACTGAGGTCAAGGAGCTTGCTAAGGCGATAACATCCAtgatggtgaaaaacaaaaaaaagtttttgtggAGGAAAATTGGGATGCCCTTATCATTTGAACCACCAGGTACAGTGTAGGCAGCAGCAAAGACAATGGTGGCAATAAGAACAGCTACAGCTGAGCATGACTGAGAAGTTTCCTTGGCCCATTGTTTTGCGGCCAGGAGTTGGTCTTTGTGCATATCTTTGAAGAGCTCCTCTGCAGTCATTTTCTGCTCAGAGTCGCGGAGCTTGGCATAATAAGAAGGGATGAGCTTCTCGACACGCTGCATACAGAAGGAGAACATGACAGCAAACTCCTCAAAATGAAAAGTTACACGAAATTGGGATTCAATTATAAATCACCTAGGATAATTCCAATTTATCTTGGtaggttaaaataatataatacaatgATCTAAAGATACTGTACGAAAGGGGCTTACTGTGAACCATTTTAACTCTTCGTGTAATTGTGGTGCAGGACCATGCGTGCTTCCTACAGAGTAATGCTTGTTGTCTGCTACTTGGTGCAACAACGTGTAGCCATCTTTGCCAATTCCATAGCTCATCCTGTTCGATATTATCCGGTTACTCTTTATAAGATGGAAAATATCCTTGCGTCTGTACTTTATAGCTACATGCAATATGTTCTTCCCTTCTTTGTCAAGAAGATCAAGCAAATGAGGCTTCTCTATGAGCATTTCATAAACAACCTCTAGTATTCCTGTTTTTGTTGCTGTAAGCAAAGGATGCGAAGGATCAGAGACAGGGGATCCAGTGCTAGCTCCATACAGGCCCTGTACAGCAATATCTTGATCCCACGAAACATCACTCTTTATTAGCATTTTTGCCAGTCGCAAGGCAAATTTATGCTTCCTCTTATTTTCCCAGATTCTTTCCACCATCGGCCACCCTATTCATTAGACAAGAGAGAAAGATGAGAGGTGATCAGCATTTTGAGTTTGGTTGGGATTTCGGGTGGGGAGAAATACCTTTGAAGGAGAATCTGCAGATTGATTCGTTGATCCATTCTAACACTGCAAATGAACAGCCAATAGTAGTCAAATATACGAAGGAATGAAATACCAGACTAGATATATTCTGATTAGTTATATTCTTCCCAGTTGCATTTCCAAGGGAAGACTTCATTCTACCAATAATGTTACTGTAGCTTAAATTCTTCAATCATTAGATAGTCCATAAGAGGTTAAACTAGGTTTGCTTTTCCTGTACCTCCGTGGACATGGTAGCTAAATCGACTTTTCATATTCCTCCTTCGGCCACTCTCCATAGCTTCCCAAACTCTTGATGTATCTTCATTGATGGCCCCATCACACTCATCTTCAGCCGGAAGACCTTTAAAATACTCGCATGCAAGTCAATCAAATCTTCACAAGgtttaaaataagaagaaaaatttggAGTTTTAAAATATCGATGACACTGGTGACAGCCTggaattttaacattaaaagaaattcaGGTAAAACACCTTGCTTCCAGGAAAAATATACTGTTAAATAAATGTCCAATAATATTATCTAACAGCAAATAACCCCTAAAAGCATTAGATtcatgtttttctaaaaaattaaaacaagcaGGCATTTATTTTAGAGCATACACATGTAAAGGAATTGGCTGAATATACTCATAGAGTGTCCACTCTTGAAAGCAGAAGGTATCTCGGTCAATAAACCAAGACAAGTTTTCCCCCCGCTGTCTGTCAACTTGCTAAGTGATTTATCAAGTTTTAACAGCAGCACAGCAGTTTCTGCAATGAaaagcaaaattatttttatttttttttgtgatttttaacaTGAATATATCTTAGCATTTAATTTGAAACAGAGAAGAGAGGAGACCAAAATTCTCCCCTAGGACTGCAACATGAAGAATAGATTGTCCATCATTCCTTTGGCGATGAACTAATAAAAGCTCATCATTGACTATTTGTGCAGGTTGACGAGCCAAATACTTGACTATTTCAGTCTGACCAAACGCAGCAGCTCTAAACAATGGGGTCTCGCCTTGCTTGTTTTTCATCAACATTATATCTGTTTTCTCATTTTCTGATTCTCCCACAAGGATTTTCTTTGATTCCTCCACCAAGAGCTTTACTGCCTCAGAGTTTCCTCTGCTGACAGCTAAATGAAGTGGTGTGTGTCCATAAACATTTGTAATACTAATGGGATGTTTATGATCCTGGGACGTAGGCGCATCCTGTGCGTAATCAAGAAGACACTTGAGCAATTTCTCATCTTTACTGTAGACAGCCATATGAAATGCAGTATCTTCGGTGAATGACATTGGAGTCAACAGGCGATCTTTATGTTTCTCATAGAATTTAGCCAGGCTCTTCCAGTCTTCCTCCAAGGTTGCGATGTAGGCTGGCTTCATTTCTGATGGAGTTCCCATCTTGCTCTCTCTGTCGAATTGGTTTTCTGCCTGAATTCTTACCAGAGGAAACAGTTAttgttgtgtggtcccgcaccatgtgatggggggaccaccacattaattaaggAGGCAGCTGGCTGCCTCcttggttttaaattaaatgaaacggtTACTGTAGAGCAGCAGAAAAATTTaacaagaaaggagaagaaaaccgagagaaaaatagaagaagaggcagcagagcagcctgcgttctttctttgatttccaggtcgttcaccgttggatcgggctgagattttgacagcagcttctagacacattcctcttcattctggacggttggatcgaagattggtggtgtggaagctggccgttttgacagaaaacggggctgtcagttttgtgagtttttctcaaataattctcctttaatcttgttgcaatccgagaataagtagttcttgatgatatatatgttgtatcccttagttaaatctgaggaagaacagttgtgaacccattatttgtgatagtggaagtttttaggtggactccggtcccgtggtttttcccgcatcgggttttccacgtaaaaatcttggtgttaatttgtgtgattatttgcattatatttgatcattgtttgaatctgttttttactgcacaaagagggaaaaaggattgggacttgtgaattgtgaatgtattccgcttaattgatccggttagttgtcccgagttttcccaacaaagtggtatcagagcatttggttgtgtagattgagttcttgtgcagttaaaatggaaaaggaagattcgggcatgataaagctcacttcctcaaattattttctgtggaaaacaatgatggaggatcacttatactgcaatgatttggctttgccgattgaatgtaaaggaataaagcctgatgacatggatgatgcaaaatggaatggactaaatagaaaggctaccgctaatgttagaaaatgggtatcttctaagtccattaatcatatttctcaagaacatgattgctataaagtttggaagatgttggaagaaacatttgccaaggagagtgcacaaaacaaggtttttgtaattagagaccttgtgaatttgaagtatagagatggtgaagatgcttcagtgcatataaatgtattccaagggttcttaaatcagctgtcattgatgaaccttgagttagccgatgaaatgcaagcattaatcctattgagttcattgccggatagttgggagactttggtagtgtcacttagcaattctactccgaatggaaagctcactttgaaaacagtgaaggattgtatcctcaatgaagagaagaggaggaaagggacaagcacttccgagtttcatgcacttgttacagaaagtcgagggagaagtcaaagcaggttctctcacggcaagcaagatggagaatccagcaatagaaaaggcaaatggaagccaagaggaagatctcagtcaaggaagggttttaagtgttattacTGTGACAAGCCTGGacatatgcaaaaagattgcagaaagtataaaagagataaaaagggtagagatgaagac is a window encoding:
- the LOC133682156 gene encoding metalloendoproteinase 4-MMP-like codes for the protein MLLYYIFSILFLHYKTPCSAARPTPTLTTTPAAEVVTVKDSNYTWQNFGSFVNAGKGSHVNGMSELKRYFHHFGYLPSQDLKSITDIFDDRFETAIVRYQAKLGLQTTGKLDLDTLNQIMAPRCGVPDDTMFHKLHASRHYFYFPGKPRWTRSIPMTLTYSFSKENLINVSLSLSDIEEVFKGAFAKWGSVIPVSFVETDDYAFADIKIGFYSGDHGDGEPFDGVLGVLAHSFSPESGRFHLDARETWAIDFDLEKSKVAVHLESVAVHEIGHLLGLGHSSDEKAVMYPSLKPRKKKLDLSVDDIQGVQALYGSNPNFTLGSLLESDISTNKAADLIRIRLSQWNICIRGELEKESWVHSDNKPFVCIYCKESTGSRL
- the LOC133681480 gene encoding ankyrin repeat-containing protein ITN1-like, with the translated sequence MFSFCMQRVEKLIPSYYAKLRDSEQKMTAEELFKDMHKDQLLAAKQWAKETSQSCSAVAVLIATIVFAAAYTVPGGSNDKGIPIFLHKNFFLFFTIMDVIALASSLTSVVMFLSILTSSFDYEDFRYSIPRKLTFGFTLLFFSVMATMLAFAATILLIVQSGKQLTAGLISIAAFFPVSVFAMMQFRFYAAFMHSTKGIRKAMRRSLPRFGAPLLFRKRKQCRYLFPKKQVLESDYYSGF
- the LOC133683018 gene encoding uncharacterized protein LOC133683018 — protein: MGTPSEMKPAYIATLEEDWKSLAKFYEKHKDRLLTPMSFTEDTAFHMAVYSKDEKLLKCLLDYAQDAPTSQDHKHPISITNVYGHTPLHLAVSRGNSEAVKLLVEESKKILVGESENEKTDIMLMKNKQGETPLFRAAAFGQTEIVKYLARQPAQIVNDELLLVHRQRNDGQSILHVAVLGENFGLPAEDECDGAINEDTSRVWEAMESGRRRNMKSRFSYHVHGGWPMVERIWENKRKHKFALRLAKMLIKSDVSWDQDIAVQGLYGASTGSPVSDPSHPLLTATKTGILEVVYEMLIEKPHLLDLLDKEGKNILHVAIKYRRKDIFHLIKSNRIISNRMSYGIGKDGYTLLHQVADNKHYSVGSTHGPAPQLHEELKWFTVSPFRTVSLDHCIILF